One window of the Streptomyces asoensis genome contains the following:
- a CDS encoding MGMT family protein, which yields MSEQSLPDDPRPEYTDALPEYAERVLEVAELIPPGRVMTYGDVAEWLEEGGPRQVGRVMALYGGAVPWWRVVRADGALLPGHELRALDHYRAEGTPLKQASRAAQGHLPRLDMKRARWDGGERAEGHT from the coding sequence ATGAGCGAGCAGAGCCTTCCGGACGACCCCCGCCCGGAGTACACGGACGCGCTGCCGGAGTACGCCGAGCGGGTCCTCGAGGTCGCGGAGCTGATCCCGCCCGGGCGGGTCATGACGTACGGGGACGTCGCGGAGTGGCTGGAGGAGGGCGGGCCGAGACAGGTGGGCCGGGTGATGGCCCTCTACGGCGGCGCCGTCCCGTGGTGGCGCGTGGTCCGCGCGGACGGGGCGCTGCTCCCGGGCCACGAGCTGCGGGCGCTGGACCACTACCGCGCCGAGGGCACGCCTCTGAAGCAGGCGAGCAGGGCCGCCCAGGGTCATCTGCCGCGCCTCGACATGAAGCGGGCGCGGTGGGACGGCGGCGAGCGCGCGGAAGGTCACACCTGA
- a CDS encoding ATP-dependent helicase: MSSSSSTRRLSHPQGRQGDRGAYRLVRTPPARVGPPRLDATQRSVVDHGAGPLLVLAGPGTGKTTTLVESVAARIARGGDPERILVLTFSRKAAVELRDRMAHRMGAARAPQATTFHSYCYALIRAHQDADLFVEPLRLLSGPEQDVAVRELLAGQLDLQRLGLAHVRWPDELRACLTTRGFADEVRAVLARSRELGLDPAALDAFAHRIGRPDWRAAAAFLAEYLDVLDLHGVIDYAELVHRAVLLAHRPEVAERLAARYDAVFVDEYQDTDPAQVRLLHALAGGGRSLVAFGDPDQSIYTFRGADVNGILDFPDDFPRPDGRPAPVEVLRTSRRSGAALLAATRLLTQRMPLTRLPAEKVRAHRELTAARDGGRVEVYTYPTPGTELDNVADILRRAHLEDGVPWSEMAVLVRAGSRTIPTVRRALTAAGVPLDIDGDDLPLRHEPAVAPLLTALRAVATAEASAAPAGEEDPEAGADACWLDTETALTLLASPLAGMDAADLRRLGRALREEERAAGNALPPPSDELLARALAEPERLVAHDPTYARGAQRLGALLATARAGLARGGTAEEALWGLWDGTPWPTRLERAARRGGAAGRNADRDLDAVCALFATAARAEERTGGRGALNFLAEIEAEDIAADTLTRRAVRPDAVRLMTAHRAKGLEWRLVVVAGVQEGLWPDLRRRGSLLEADRIGRDGLAEPLTPGALLAEERRLFYVAATRARERLVVTAVKAPADDGDQPSRFLTELGVEPKDVTGRPRRPLAVAALVAELRATTVDPRASATLREAAARRLARLAALADEDGRPLVPSAHPYRWWGMFEPTESKVPLRDRDQPVVLSGSALDQLANTCALQWFLGREVKADAPATVAQGFGNVVHVLADEVASGHTPADLDVLMERLDSVWNALAFDAPWKSAQEKTHARVALERFLKWHVMDRRGRTPVASEHDFDVTLEAGEYEVRIRGQMDRVEADAEGRAYVVDFKTGKHAPTAREVERHPQLAVYQLAVREGAVDEAFDGVRPTPGGAELVQLRQSAAKRDGGESLPKVQAQEALEGAAGEWVGDLLATAAGKVLDERFTPTAGQQCTHCAFRAACSARPEGRHVVE; the protein is encoded by the coding sequence GTGAGCTCCTCTTCCTCCACCAGGCGCCTGTCGCACCCCCAGGGGCGACAGGGGGACCGTGGCGCTTACCGACTGGTGCGTACCCCGCCGGCCCGGGTGGGTCCCCCTCGTCTGGACGCCACACAGCGCTCCGTGGTTGACCACGGCGCCGGTCCACTGCTCGTCCTCGCAGGTCCGGGCACCGGGAAAACCACCACCCTCGTCGAGTCCGTGGCGGCCCGGATCGCCCGCGGGGGCGACCCCGAGCGCATCCTGGTGCTCACGTTCAGCCGCAAGGCGGCCGTGGAGCTGCGGGACCGGATGGCGCATCGCATGGGCGCCGCCCGCGCGCCCCAGGCGACCACCTTCCACTCGTACTGCTACGCCCTGATCCGCGCCCACCAGGACGCCGACCTGTTCGTGGAACCCCTGCGGCTGCTGTCAGGACCCGAGCAGGACGTGGCCGTCCGTGAACTGCTCGCGGGCCAGCTCGACCTCCAGCGGCTCGGTCTCGCGCATGTGCGCTGGCCGGACGAACTGCGCGCCTGCCTCACCACGCGCGGCTTCGCCGACGAGGTCCGCGCGGTGCTCGCCCGCAGCCGCGAACTGGGCCTCGACCCCGCTGCCCTGGACGCCTTCGCACACCGCATCGGCCGCCCCGACTGGCGCGCCGCCGCCGCCTTCCTCGCCGAGTACCTCGACGTGCTCGATCTGCACGGCGTGATCGACTACGCGGAACTCGTCCACCGTGCGGTCCTCCTCGCCCACCGCCCCGAGGTGGCCGAGCGGCTCGCCGCGCGGTACGACGCCGTGTTCGTCGACGAGTACCAGGACACCGACCCGGCCCAGGTGCGGCTGCTGCACGCCCTCGCCGGCGGCGGCCGCAGCCTGGTCGCCTTCGGCGACCCCGACCAGTCGATCTACACCTTCCGGGGTGCCGACGTGAACGGCATCCTGGACTTCCCCGACGACTTCCCCCGCCCCGACGGCCGTCCGGCCCCCGTCGAGGTCCTGCGCACCTCCCGCCGCTCCGGTGCCGCCCTCCTGGCCGCCACCCGGCTGCTCACCCAGCGGATGCCCCTGACCCGCCTCCCGGCCGAGAAGGTCCGCGCCCACCGCGAGCTGACCGCCGCACGCGACGGCGGCCGCGTCGAGGTCTACACGTACCCGACCCCCGGCACCGAACTGGACAACGTCGCCGACATCCTGCGCCGCGCGCACCTGGAGGACGGCGTGCCCTGGAGCGAGATGGCCGTACTGGTACGCGCCGGCTCCCGCACGATCCCGACGGTCCGCCGCGCCCTCACCGCCGCCGGCGTCCCCCTCGACATCGACGGCGACGATCTCCCCCTGCGCCACGAACCCGCCGTGGCACCCCTGCTGACGGCCCTGCGGGCGGTGGCGACGGCGGAGGCCTCCGCAGCACCGGCGGGGGAAGAGGACCCCGAGGCCGGCGCGGACGCCTGCTGGCTCGACACCGAGACCGCCCTCACCCTCCTCGCCTCCCCGCTCGCCGGCATGGACGCCGCCGATCTGCGCCGCCTAGGCCGGGCACTGCGCGAGGAGGAGCGCGCCGCGGGCAACGCGCTGCCGCCACCCTCCGACGAGCTGCTCGCCCGGGCCCTGGCCGAGCCGGAGCGGCTGGTCGCCCATGACCCGACGTACGCGCGCGGTGCCCAGCGCCTCGGCGCGCTGCTGGCGACGGCCAGGGCGGGCCTCGCGCGGGGCGGTACGGCCGAGGAGGCGCTGTGGGGCCTGTGGGACGGCACGCCCTGGCCCACACGTCTGGAGCGGGCCGCCCGGCGCGGCGGCGCGGCCGGCCGTAACGCCGACCGGGACCTGGACGCCGTGTGCGCGCTCTTCGCCACCGCCGCGCGCGCGGAGGAGCGCACCGGCGGCCGGGGCGCCCTGAACTTCCTGGCCGAGATCGAGGCCGAGGACATCGCCGCCGACACCCTCACCCGGCGTGCCGTGCGCCCCGACGCCGTACGTCTGATGACCGCCCACCGCGCCAAGGGCCTGGAATGGCGCCTGGTCGTCGTGGCCGGCGTCCAGGAAGGCCTGTGGCCGGACCTGCGCCGCCGGGGCTCCCTCCTGGAGGCGGACCGCATCGGCCGCGACGGACTCGCCGAGCCGCTCACCCCGGGAGCGCTGCTCGCCGAGGAGCGCCGCCTGTTCTACGTCGCCGCCACGCGCGCGCGGGAGCGGCTCGTCGTCACCGCCGTGAAGGCGCCCGCCGACGACGGCGACCAGCCCTCCCGCTTCCTGACCGAACTCGGCGTCGAGCCCAAGGACGTCACCGGCCGCCCGCGCCGCCCCCTGGCGGTCGCCGCGCTGGTCGCCGAACTGCGCGCCACGACGGTCGACCCGCGCGCCTCCGCCACCCTCCGGGAGGCCGCCGCCCGCCGTCTGGCCCGGCTGGCCGCGCTCGCCGACGAGGACGGCAGGCCCCTGGTGCCGTCCGCCCACCCGTACCGCTGGTGGGGCATGTTCGAGCCGACCGAGAGCAAGGTGCCGTTGCGCGACCGCGACCAGCCCGTCGTGCTCTCCGGCAGCGCCCTCGACCAGCTCGCCAACACCTGTGCCCTCCAGTGGTTCCTGGGCCGCGAGGTGAAGGCCGACGCCCCCGCCACCGTCGCCCAGGGGTTCGGCAACGTGGTGCACGTCCTCGCCGACGAGGTCGCCTCCGGGCACACCCCGGCCGACCTCGACGTCCTCATGGAGCGACTCGACTCCGTGTGGAACGCCCTCGCGTTCGACGCCCCGTGGAAGTCCGCGCAGGAGAAGACACACGCGCGTGTGGCGCTCGAACGCTTCCTGAAGTGGCATGTGATGGACCGCAGGGGCCGCACACCGGTCGCCAGCGAGCACGACTTCGACGTCACCCTCGAAGCGGGCGAGTACGAGGTGCGCATCCGCGGCCAGATGGACCGTGTCGAGGCCGACGCCGAAGGCCGTGCGTACGTCGTCGACTTCAAGACCGGCAAACACGCGCCGACCGCCCGCGAGGTGGAGCGCCACCCCCAGCTCGCCGTGTACCAGCTCGCCGTCCGCGAGGGCGCCGTCGACGAGGCCTTCGACGGCGTACGGCCCACACCGGGCGGCGCCGAACTCGTCCAGCTGCGGCAGAGCGCCGCCAAGCGGGACGGCGGCGAGAGCCTGCCCAAGGTGCAGGCGCAGGAAGCCCTCGAGGGCGCGGCGGGGGAGTGGGTCGGTGACCTGCTCGCCACGGCGGCCGGCAAGGTCCTCGACGAGCGCTTCACGCCGACCGCCGGCCAGCAGTGCACCCACTGCGCGTTCCGCGCCGCGTGCAGCGCCCGGCCCGAGGGACGGCACGTGGTCGAGTGA
- a CDS encoding lysylphosphatidylglycerol synthase domain-containing protein — protein MKQQGVHPEGAESTSDAAPRPDTTDEAREEVHIDEVEGDEPLLPARVHRPSDLMRLLVGVLAVALLLGIAAFAHGTTSGLEQDINKGTGQAPDLLIKIAGLASSIAILLVPVAFAIERLIKRDGLRIADGVLAAVLAHGVTLATDLWVAKAAPSSIQEALTQPSPGDIHALTDPVHGYLAPVIAYMTAVGMSRRPRWRSVLWIVLLLDAFSMLVTGYTTPFSIILTVLIGWTVAYGTLYAVGSPNVRPTGRTLMAGLRHVGFRPVSAAREEGPDAAESDRGRRYFVTLEDGPPLDVTVVDREQQAQGFFYRAWRNLTLRGFATRSSLQSLRQALEQEALLAYAAIAAGANAPKLIATSELGPDAVMLVYEHTGGRTLDSLADDEITDDLLRNTWHQVQALQSRRIAHRRLAGDAIVVDRSGTVILTDLRGGEIAAGDLLLRMDVAQLVTTLGLLVGAERAVASAVGVLGPDAVADCLPMLQPIALTRSTRATLRRLARERAQREREAVLEASQQAKQARLEAAEHGTAPVVLEKPDKKAVRAEARAEKRAIDDALEEAREEDLLTQIRHEVLLIRPQAPVEPARLERVRPRTLMSFIAGAIGAYFLLTQLTHIEFGPLMANAEWGWVAAAVLFSAVSYVAAAMSLLGFVPERVPFPRTVAAQVAGSFVKIVAPAAVGGVALNTRFLQRAGVRPGLAVASVGASQLFGLGCHILMLLSFGYLTGTEKTPSLSPSRTVIAGLLTVAVLVLVVTSVPFLRKFVVTRVRSLFAGVVPRMLDVLQRPQKLVTGIGGMLLLTACFVMCLDASIRAFGDESTSLSIASVAVVFLAGNALGSAAPTPGGVGAVEATLTVGLIAVGLPKEVAAPAVLLFRLLTLWLPVLPGWLAFNHLTRKGAL, from the coding sequence ATGAAGCAGCAGGGCGTGCATCCTGAGGGCGCGGAAAGCACCTCTGACGCTGCGCCGCGCCCGGACACCACCGACGAGGCACGGGAAGAGGTGCACATCGACGAGGTCGAGGGGGACGAACCGCTGCTCCCCGCGCGCGTGCACCGCCCTTCCGACCTGATGCGGCTGCTGGTGGGCGTGCTCGCCGTGGCCCTGCTCCTCGGCATCGCCGCCTTCGCACACGGGACGACCTCAGGTCTCGAACAGGACATCAACAAGGGCACCGGCCAGGCCCCCGATCTCCTCATCAAGATCGCGGGGCTGGCGTCCAGCATCGCGATCCTGCTGGTGCCGGTCGCGTTCGCGATCGAGCGGCTGATCAAGCGCGACGGGCTGCGCATCGCCGACGGCGTCCTCGCCGCGGTCCTCGCGCACGGTGTGACCCTCGCCACCGACCTGTGGGTCGCCAAGGCCGCCCCGAGCTCGATCCAGGAGGCGCTCACCCAGCCCTCCCCCGGTGACATCCACGCCCTCACCGACCCCGTGCACGGCTACCTCGCGCCCGTCATCGCCTATATGACGGCCGTCGGCATGTCCCGTCGGCCGCGCTGGCGCTCGGTGCTGTGGATCGTGCTGCTCCTCGACGCCTTCTCGATGCTCGTCACCGGCTACACGACACCGTTCTCGATCATCCTCACGGTGCTGATCGGCTGGACGGTGGCGTACGGGACGCTGTACGCGGTCGGCTCCCCGAACGTGCGTCCCACGGGACGGACGCTGATGGCGGGCCTGCGGCACGTCGGCTTCCGCCCGGTGAGCGCCGCCCGCGAGGAAGGGCCGGACGCGGCGGAGAGCGACCGGGGCAGACGCTACTTCGTCACCCTGGAGGACGGTCCACCGCTCGACGTCACGGTCGTCGACCGGGAACAGCAGGCCCAGGGGTTCTTCTACCGCGCGTGGCGCAATCTGACGCTGCGCGGCTTCGCCACCCGCAGCAGCCTCCAGTCGCTGCGCCAGGCGCTCGAGCAGGAGGCGCTGCTCGCCTACGCGGCCATCGCGGCCGGCGCCAACGCGCCGAAGCTGATCGCGACCTCCGAGCTCGGTCCCGACGCGGTCATGCTCGTGTACGAGCACACCGGCGGCCGCACCCTCGACTCGCTGGCCGACGACGAGATCACCGACGACCTGCTGCGCAACACCTGGCACCAGGTGCAGGCACTCCAGTCGCGGCGCATCGCGCACCGCCGGCTCGCGGGTGACGCGATTGTGGTGGATCGTTCCGGCACGGTGATCCTCACCGATCTGCGCGGCGGCGAGATCGCGGCCGGCGACCTGCTGCTGCGCATGGACGTCGCCCAGCTGGTGACGACGCTCGGCCTGCTGGTGGGCGCCGAACGGGCGGTGGCCTCCGCGGTGGGCGTACTCGGACCCGACGCGGTGGCGGACTGTCTGCCGATGCTCCAGCCCATCGCGCTGACCCGCTCCACGCGCGCGACGCTGCGCCGACTGGCACGCGAGCGTGCGCAGCGGGAGCGCGAGGCGGTCCTGGAGGCCTCGCAGCAGGCCAAACAGGCCCGCCTGGAGGCGGCAGAGCACGGCACCGCGCCCGTCGTCCTCGAGAAGCCGGACAAGAAGGCCGTCCGCGCGGAGGCCCGGGCCGAGAAGCGGGCCATCGACGACGCGCTGGAGGAGGCCCGCGAGGAGGATCTGCTGACGCAGATCCGGCACGAGGTGCTTCTGATCCGGCCCCAGGCACCGGTCGAGCCGGCCCGGCTGGAGCGGGTGCGGCCACGCACCCTGATGAGTTTCATCGCCGGTGCCATCGGCGCCTACTTCCTGCTGACGCAGCTCACCCACATCGAGTTCGGTCCGCTCATGGCCAACGCCGAGTGGGGCTGGGTGGCCGCGGCCGTGCTGTTCTCCGCGGTGAGCTACGTCGCCGCGGCGATGAGCCTGCTGGGGTTCGTGCCGGAGCGGGTGCCGTTCCCACGGACCGTGGCCGCGCAGGTCGCCGGATCGTTCGTGAAGATCGTGGCCCCGGCCGCGGTCGGCGGGGTCGCCCTCAACACCCGCTTCCTCCAGCGCGCGGGGGTGCGGCCCGGCCTCGCGGTGGCCAGCGTCGGCGCCTCGCAGCTGTTCGGGCTCGGCTGCCACATCCTGATGCTGCTGTCGTTCGGCTATCTGACCGGCACCGAGAAGACGCCGTCGCTGTCGCCGTCCCGCACCGTCATCGCGGGTCTGCTCACGGTGGCGGTGCTCGTGCTGGTGGTCACCTCGGTACCGTTCCTGCGCAAGTTCGTCGTCACGCGCGTGCGGTCCCTGTTCGCCGGTGTCGTGCCGCGCATGCTGGACGTGCTTCAGCGGCCGCAGAAGCTGGTCACCGGTATCGGCGGCATGCTCCTCCTCACCGCCTGCTTCGTGATGTGCCTGGACGCGTCGATCCGCGCGTTCGGCGACGAGTCGACCTCGCTCAGCATCGCCAGCGTCGCCGTCGTCTTCCTCGCCGGCAACGCGCTCGGCTCCGCCGCCCCGACACCGGGCGGAGTCGGCGCCGTCGAGGCGACCCTGACGGTCGGTCTGATCGCCGTGGGCCTGCCCAAGGAGGTCGCCGCTCCCGCGGTGCTGCTCTTCCGCCTGCTGACGCTGTGGCTGCCGGTGCTGCCCGGCTGGCTGGCCTTCAACCACCTGACCCGCAAGGGCGCCCTCTAG
- a CDS encoding alpha/beta hydrolase, producing the protein MPTPSRLRAAAVTATALLLSSMVAGCGDDAQNEDLTAQKLSWKDCPAPSQAEGGGSAPSPLPDGDQWQCATMKAPLDWDDPKGDTIDIALIRARASGDESRRIGSLVFNFGGPGGSGVSTLPAFGEEYAALRTRYDLVSFDPRGVGRSAGVRCENDQQLDAYFQQDGTPDDAVERTALLDSTKDFNSACEKHAKKMLPNVRTTDAARDMDLMRQVLGDDRLYYFGISYGTELGGVYAHLFPRNVGRAVFDAVVDPTQTSEQGSLGQAKGFQLALDNFAEDCTSKTEDCPVGDTAQDVKDRIAGLLESLDGKPIPGIFPRELTQSAATNGIAQALYSKDFWEYLTEGLEQAYAGDGKILMLLSDLMNGRNENGEYSNITAANISINCADDKPRYSTAYVQRRLPAFRAASSLFGDFLAWGMVSCTDWPVPGADDHPDVSAPGSAPILVVGNTGDPATPYEGARKMVDALGRGVGVELTYKGQGHGAYGSKNKCVQTAVNGYLLDGKVPAAGTVCS; encoded by the coding sequence ATGCCGACCCCCTCCCGCCTGCGCGCCGCCGCCGTGACCGCCACCGCCCTGCTGCTGTCCTCCATGGTGGCGGGCTGCGGCGACGACGCGCAGAACGAGGACCTGACGGCGCAGAAGCTGAGCTGGAAGGACTGCCCGGCCCCCTCCCAAGCTGAGGGCGGCGGCAGCGCCCCGTCACCGCTGCCGGACGGCGACCAGTGGCAGTGCGCCACCATGAAGGCGCCCCTCGACTGGGACGACCCCAAGGGCGACACGATCGACATCGCGCTGATCCGGGCCCGGGCCAGCGGCGACGAGAGCCGCAGGATCGGCTCCCTGGTCTTCAACTTCGGCGGCCCCGGCGGCTCGGGCGTCTCCACCCTGCCCGCCTTCGGCGAGGAGTACGCGGCCTTGCGCACCCGCTACGACCTGGTCAGCTTCGACCCGCGCGGGGTCGGCCGCAGCGCCGGGGTGCGATGCGAGAACGACCAGCAGCTGGACGCGTACTTCCAGCAGGACGGCACACCCGACGACGCCGTCGAGCGCACCGCGCTGCTGGACAGCACCAAGGACTTCAACTCGGCCTGCGAGAAGCACGCGAAGAAGATGCTGCCGAACGTGCGGACCACGGACGCGGCCCGCGACATGGACCTGATGCGCCAGGTCCTCGGCGACGACAGGCTGTACTACTTCGGCATCTCCTACGGCACCGAACTGGGCGGCGTGTACGCCCACTTGTTCCCCAGGAACGTGGGACGCGCCGTCTTCGACGCGGTCGTCGACCCGACGCAGACGTCCGAACAGGGCTCGCTCGGGCAGGCCAAGGGCTTCCAGCTCGCACTCGACAACTTCGCCGAGGACTGCACGTCCAAGACGGAGGACTGCCCGGTCGGGGACACCGCACAGGATGTGAAGGACCGGATCGCGGGGCTCCTCGAAAGCCTGGACGGCAAGCCGATCCCGGGCATCTTCCCGCGCGAACTGACCCAGAGCGCCGCGACCAACGGCATCGCGCAGGCGCTGTACTCGAAGGACTTCTGGGAGTACCTCACCGAGGGCCTGGAGCAGGCCTACGCCGGGGACGGCAAGATCCTGATGCTGCTGTCCGATCTGATGAACGGCCGCAACGAGAACGGCGAGTACAGCAACATCACGGCCGCCAACATCTCCATCAACTGCGCCGACGACAAGCCCCGCTACTCCACCGCCTATGTGCAGCGGCGACTGCCGGCGTTCCGGGCGGCCTCCAGCCTGTTCGGGGACTTCCTCGCCTGGGGCATGGTCAGTTGCACCGACTGGCCCGTCCCCGGCGCCGACGACCACCCCGACGTGAGCGCGCCCGGATCGGCGCCGATCCTCGTCGTGGGCAACACCGGCGACCCGGCGACCCCGTACGAGGGGGCCCGGAAGATGGTGGACGCGCTGGGCCGCGGGGTCGGGGTCGAGCTGACGTACAAGGGGCAGGGGCACGGTGCGTACGGCAGCAAGAACAAGTGCGTACAGACGGCGGTGAACGGCTACCTGCTGGACGGCAAGGTACCGGCCGCAGGGACCGTCTGTTCCTGA
- a CDS encoding alpha/beta hydrolase, protein MARFVRWTALGAAAALLVAGCSSGASDGDGDDKGGTADARPTAASSGATATTAALPASLTGQKLDWGRCKATADSAAPGSDWQCATLKVPLDWSKPDGNTIGLALVRTKSRAEGSKRTGSLLFNFGGPGGSGVSTLPSYGSAFSSLRERYDLVSWDPRGVGASEGVRCRADKDIQAAESLDSTPDTSAEEQAYFEDATAFGKGCEKAAGKLLAHVSTTDTARDMDLMRQVLGDSKMHYFGISYGTELGGVYAHLFPKNVGRLILDAVVDPSADSVGHAQNQARGFQRALDDYLESTGQDPAKGSKKIADLLDRMDTDPLPTSDGRKLTQTLAVTGIVLPLYSKQGWPSLTSALESAQAGDGSELLTLADGYNERDTSGHYGTTTHSQRVISCLDDKQRPTAEETKKLLPEFEKISPVFGDFLGWDTAGWCHDWPVAGQYDTPEVSAAGAAPILLVGNTGDPATPYEGARKMADELGKGVGVLLTWKGEGHGAYGSGSDCVDSAVNAYLLKGTVPKDGKVCS, encoded by the coding sequence ATGGCGCGATTCGTACGGTGGACGGCGCTGGGGGCCGCCGCCGCGCTGCTGGTGGCGGGTTGTAGCAGCGGTGCGTCGGACGGGGACGGGGACGACAAGGGCGGTACGGCCGACGCGCGACCCACGGCCGCCTCCTCCGGCGCGACCGCCACGACGGCCGCGCTGCCCGCCTCGCTGACCGGGCAGAAGCTCGACTGGGGACGCTGCAAGGCCACCGCGGACTCCGCCGCGCCGGGCAGCGATTGGCAGTGCGCGACGCTGAAGGTGCCACTGGACTGGTCGAAGCCGGACGGCAACACGATCGGCCTCGCCCTGGTGCGCACCAAGTCCCGCGCCGAGGGGAGCAAGCGGACCGGCTCGCTGCTGTTCAACTTCGGCGGCCCCGGCGGCTCGGGAGTGTCGACGCTCCCCTCCTACGGTTCCGCGTTCTCCTCGCTCCGCGAGCGCTACGACCTGGTGAGTTGGGACCCGCGCGGGGTCGGCGCCAGCGAAGGCGTCCGCTGCCGCGCCGACAAGGACATCCAGGCCGCCGAGTCCCTCGACTCCACCCCGGACACCTCGGCCGAGGAACAGGCGTACTTCGAGGACGCCACCGCATTCGGCAAGGGCTGCGAGAAGGCCGCCGGCAAGCTGCTGGCGCATGTGTCGACGACCGACACCGCCCGCGACATGGACCTGATGCGCCAGGTCCTCGGCGACTCGAAGATGCACTACTTCGGCATCTCCTACGGCACCGAACTGGGCGGTGTGTACGCCCACCTGTTCCCGAAGAACGTGGGGCGGCTGATCCTCGACGCGGTCGTCGACCCGAGCGCCGACTCGGTGGGCCACGCGCAGAACCAGGCACGCGGCTTCCAGCGGGCACTCGACGACTACCTCGAGTCGACGGGCCAGGACCCCGCGAAGGGCAGCAAGAAGATCGCGGATCTGCTGGACCGGATGGACACCGACCCGCTGCCCACGTCGGACGGACGGAAGCTGACGCAGACGCTCGCGGTCACCGGCATCGTCCTGCCGCTGTACAGCAAGCAGGGCTGGCCGAGCCTGACCAGCGCCCTGGAGTCGGCGCAGGCCGGGGACGGTTCCGAACTGCTGACGCTCGCCGACGGCTACAACGAGCGGGACACCTCGGGGCACTACGGCACGACGACCCACTCGCAACGGGTCATATCGTGCCTGGACGACAAGCAGCGGCCGACCGCCGAGGAGACGAAGAAGCTGCTGCCGGAGTTCGAGAAGATCTCCCCCGTGTTCGGGGACTTCCTGGGCTGGGACACGGCCGGCTGGTGCCACGACTGGCCGGTGGCCGGGCAGTACGACACCCCGGAGGTGAGCGCGGCGGGTGCGGCGCCGATCCTGCTGGTCGGCAACACCGGGGACCCGGCGACACCGTACGAGGGCGCGCGGAAGATGGCGGACGAGCTCGGCAAGGGCGTCGGTGTACTGCTCACCTGGAAGGGCGAGGGACACGGTGCGTACGGCAGCGGGAGCGACTGCGTCGACTCGGCGGTGAACGCGTACCTGTTGAAGGGGACGGTGCCGAAGGACGGCAAGGTCTGCTCATGA